The following proteins are encoded in a genomic region of Flammeovirga pectinis:
- a CDS encoding 7TM diverse intracellular signaling domain-containing protein — translation MTFNFLKGKLTLLLCLLHLCVFANSTITIKTEEERVTDVSSSISVFLDSTKNLDFEQVLQNVIFKVNQQEIINQGFNEAPLWLHFSLHNESSSLRNFILEIGNSSLDVVEVFEMRNNELINYQLIGDKIPFLERKIPFRTHLYPLSLEDNETKEFYLKIQTDGALQVPLAISTPTSFFIQHLRTETAYGIYIGIMLVMIIYNLLIFMSLKDFNYLYYAFPIIANTTFYLSLSGHHFQYLFPNYPNIANNVTVISIGAWILSSSFYAKSSLQSEKYSKSANYALIATMVLGGIGIILPFLSSYGFAVRVNSKMTLVNSLVMFVAGLLIWRNGNKSARFFILAWTAYLVGTFIFALMKFNFIEKNAFTTNVLAYGGIIEVIFLSLALSDKYKIYKKDKETAQKALLEQQLKENSVLEEKVKERTIELEEKRAEIASAFDEINSKNTELEMQNEEIAAQRDMVESQKVKLEDNNLKITSSINYAERIQMAMLPTLEKVRDLFPESFIIFKPKDIVSGDFFWCAEVDGKKIVAAVDCTGHGVPGALMSLVGNNLLNDIVKKTRITSPEIILQALHIQINNTLYNSDKQLRDGMDMSILVYDSKTNTVEFSGARNPLVYCTDGQINLIKGNRNSIGSIKPQVSFDKHTIKVDKLTSFYIYSDGFQDQFGGTKDRKYGSKQFREKLVDNAEMTMPLQEQILTKSLQDWLTKEDGTKYSQTDDILVIGLSLLPQKI, via the coding sequence ATGACTTTCAACTTTTTAAAAGGAAAGCTGACTTTACTTCTTTGCTTATTACACCTTTGCGTTTTTGCCAATTCTACAATTACAATTAAAACAGAAGAGGAGAGAGTAACTGATGTTTCTTCAAGTATTAGTGTTTTTTTAGATTCTACTAAGAATTTAGATTTTGAACAAGTACTACAGAATGTAATTTTTAAAGTAAATCAGCAAGAGATAATTAACCAAGGCTTTAACGAAGCTCCATTATGGTTACATTTTTCATTACATAATGAAAGCAGCTCATTACGAAACTTTATTCTAGAAATTGGCAACAGTAGTCTAGATGTTGTTGAGGTTTTTGAGATGAGAAACAATGAACTTATAAACTATCAATTGATAGGAGATAAGATACCATTTTTAGAAAGAAAAATACCTTTTAGAACTCATTTATACCCATTATCATTAGAGGATAATGAAACAAAAGAATTTTATTTAAAAATACAAACAGACGGTGCATTACAGGTTCCTTTAGCCATATCAACACCAACAAGTTTTTTTATTCAGCATTTAAGAACAGAAACAGCTTATGGTATTTATATAGGTATAATGTTGGTAATGATTATTTATAATTTACTGATATTTATGTCACTAAAAGACTTTAATTACCTGTATTATGCCTTTCCAATTATTGCAAATACAACGTTCTATTTGTCGTTAAGTGGGCATCATTTCCAATATTTATTTCCAAACTATCCCAATATTGCCAACAATGTTACGGTAATTTCTATCGGTGCATGGATATTAAGTTCTTCGTTTTATGCGAAGTCGTCATTGCAATCAGAAAAATATTCTAAGTCGGCCAATTACGCCCTTATTGCTACAATGGTTTTAGGTGGTATTGGTATAATTTTACCCTTTTTATCTTCTTACGGTTTTGCCGTTAGAGTAAATAGTAAGATGACATTGGTAAACTCTCTAGTAATGTTTGTAGCGGGCTTATTGATATGGAGAAATGGTAATAAATCTGCTCGTTTCTTTATTCTTGCATGGACTGCTTATTTGGTAGGAACGTTCATTTTTGCACTTATGAAATTCAATTTTATAGAGAAAAATGCTTTTACAACCAACGTATTAGCGTATGGCGGAATTATAGAAGTTATCTTCTTATCGTTGGCATTAAGTGATAAATACAAGATCTATAAAAAAGACAAAGAAACGGCACAAAAGGCACTTTTAGAACAACAATTAAAAGAGAATAGTGTACTCGAAGAGAAGGTAAAAGAACGTACAATAGAATTAGAAGAAAAGAGAGCAGAAATTGCTAGTGCATTCGATGAGATTAATTCTAAAAATACGGAGTTAGAAATGCAAAACGAAGAAATTGCGGCTCAGAGAGACATGGTGGAATCTCAGAAAGTAAAGTTAGAAGATAACAACCTGAAGATAACATCAAGTATTAACTATGCTGAACGTATTCAGATGGCCATGTTACCAACTTTAGAGAAAGTACGTGATCTATTTCCAGAATCATTTATCATCTTTAAACCAAAGGATATTGTATCTGGAGATTTCTTTTGGTGTGCTGAAGTTGATGGTAAGAAAATTGTTGCTGCAGTAGATTGTACAGGGCATGGTGTTCCCGGTGCGCTAATGTCTTTGGTAGGGAATAATTTATTAAATGATATCGTTAAGAAAACAAGAATTACATCTCCAGAAATCATTTTGCAAGCACTACATATCCAAATAAATAATACTCTTTATAATTCTGATAAGCAATTAAGAGACGGTATGGATATGAGTATTTTAGTTTATGATTCTAAAACGAATACGGTAGAGTTTTCTGGAGCAAGAAACCCATTGGTATATTGTACAGATGGTCAGATCAATTTAATTAAAGGAAATAGAAACTCGATAGGGTCTATTAAACCTCAAGTATCTTTTGATAAGCATACAATTAAGGTCGATAAATTGACCTCATTTTATATCTATTCAGATGGTTTTCAAGATCAGTTTGGAGGTACAAAAGATAGAAAATATGGCTCTAAACAATTTAGAGAAAAATTGGTAGATAATGCAGAAATGACAATGCCACTTCAGGAACAAATACTTACAAAAAGTCTTCAAGATTGGCTTACAAAAGAAGATGGTACTAAATACAGTCAGACAGATGATATACTAGTGATAGGACTAAGTTTATTACCACAAAAAATATAA